One region of Arthrobacter sp. StoSoilB22 genomic DNA includes:
- a CDS encoding ABC transporter substrate-binding protein, with translation MFDLSPAAPRAAKLTALGIGVALLATACGGSSTPTQTGSSSAAAAGIACPAPSGGAGAGNSQAATNTGPVPPSTTTTATPLKLGSLLPTTGSLAFLGPPEIAGVNLGIKEVNDAGGVLGAPVEVTHRDSGDTKTDIATQSTTALLGQGVSAVIGAASSGVSKTVINQITGAGVIHFSPANTSPDFTTWDDKGLYWRTAPSDVLQGKVLGNYMATCGAQTVGMIVLNDAYGTGLQKNVKEAFEAAGGKVVAEELFNEGDSQFSSQVDKVLAAKPDAIALITFDQAKSIVPLMTGKGVKPTQLFMVDGNTSDYSKDFQAGTMKGAQGTIPGTFAKDDFKKKLLAIDPALKDYSYAGESYDAVNLIALASEAAKSTKGTDIAAKLKEVSEGGEKCTNFPSCVTLLREGKDIDYDGQSGPVTFSDAGDPTEAYIGIYEYQDDNTYKPVREEFGKL, from the coding sequence ATGTTTGATCTTTCCCCAGCGGCGCCCCGAGCCGCCAAGCTAACAGCGCTTGGCATTGGGGTCGCTCTCTTGGCCACAGCTTGTGGTGGGTCTTCGACGCCCACCCAGACTGGGTCTTCTTCCGCCGCCGCGGCAGGTATCGCCTGCCCGGCACCGAGCGGCGGGGCGGGAGCCGGCAACAGCCAGGCTGCCACCAACACGGGACCAGTACCTCCCTCGACCACAACGACGGCTACGCCGCTTAAGCTTGGATCGCTCCTGCCGACAACGGGGTCGCTGGCGTTCCTTGGCCCGCCCGAAATTGCCGGCGTCAACCTCGGTATCAAGGAAGTCAACGACGCCGGTGGCGTTCTGGGTGCGCCGGTGGAAGTAACCCACCGCGACTCCGGCGACACCAAGACGGACATCGCCACGCAGTCCACCACGGCCCTGCTGGGCCAAGGTGTGAGCGCAGTGATCGGTGCGGCCTCGTCAGGCGTTTCCAAGACGGTCATCAACCAGATCACCGGTGCCGGCGTCATCCACTTCTCTCCGGCAAACACCTCGCCTGACTTCACCACATGGGATGACAAGGGCCTCTACTGGCGCACCGCACCCTCCGATGTGCTCCAGGGCAAGGTCCTGGGCAACTACATGGCCACCTGTGGCGCCCAGACCGTTGGCATGATCGTTCTCAACGACGCTTACGGAACCGGCCTGCAGAAGAACGTCAAGGAAGCCTTCGAGGCAGCCGGCGGCAAGGTTGTTGCTGAAGAGCTCTTCAACGAGGGCGATTCGCAGTTCAGCAGCCAGGTGGACAAGGTCCTCGCAGCCAAGCCGGATGCAATCGCACTGATTACCTTCGACCAAGCCAAGAGCATCGTCCCGCTGATGACCGGCAAGGGCGTCAAGCCCACGCAGCTGTTCATGGTTGACGGCAACACCTCGGACTACAGCAAGGACTTCCAAGCCGGAACCATGAAGGGCGCACAGGGAACCATCCCCGGTACGTTCGCCAAGGACGACTTCAAGAAGAAGCTCCTCGCAATCGATCCCGCGCTGAAGGATTACAGCTACGCAGGTGAGTCCTACGACGCCGTGAACCTGATCGCGCTGGCCTCTGAGGCAGCCAAGAGCACCAAGGGCACGGACATCGCAGCCAAGCTCAAGGAAGTCTCTGAAGGTGGCGAGAAGTGCACGAACTTCCCGTCCTGTGTCACCTTGCTCCGCGAGGGCAAGGATATTGACTACGACGGACAGTCCGGTCCGGTAACCTTCTCCGATGCCGGTGACCCCACCGAGGCATACATCGGTATCTACGAA